One genomic segment of Manis pentadactyla isolate mManPen7 chromosome 1, mManPen7.hap1, whole genome shotgun sequence includes these proteins:
- the ZNF445 gene encoding zinc finger protein 445 — translation MPPGRWDAVRPAKAQASRERGHLLQMVKKEEDDEGYTSVQAARPQTLNRPGQELFRQLFRQLRYYESSGPLETLSRLRELCRWWLRPDVLSKAQILELLVLEQFLSILPGELRTWVQLHHPESSGEAVALLEELQEDLDGKPWRDPAPAQSPDVHWMGTGALQAAQIWPAASHLRSSSALGDHLEPPNETGVRDFLAGQSDLTAAQALALSQRDGCPGDQVTAQPQEAMTFKDVEVTFSQDEWGWLDPAQRNLYKDVMLENYGNMTSLVGPFTKPALISWLEAREPWGLNVQGAQPKGNPGAASAGGELQIKTKKFILKHEPLEEDKTLAMPPGCCGTSVSKGSGLRDSFEQKSRLKEQCGSPGQVRIKKEETNFSQRTGKESEESGKSSSLNLKHITYLKVPRRKQSLKHGCGRHFRGNSYHYDYKEYGKGLRRVVGGFNLHQRIHAGLKGNTKDVRGKDFSLSSHPQHGQNLHTVGTSYKCSDCGRTFSHSSHLACHQRLHTQEKPFKCRVCGKAFRWSSNCVRHEKIHTGVKPYKCSLCDKAFQRKSAYRLHQETHVKQQFLESNQCEEALTCGSGFDDNLRDPSGEKPFDCSQCRKSFHCKSYVLEHQRIHTEEKPYKCTKCRKTFRWRSNFTRHLRMHQEEIFYDQDKCKEDFRQTSNCSELQTAPTVENAFLCQPCGKSFTQKKSLIYHQRTHTGEKPYRCSDCMKEFTHRSAFIAHKKQHVSKRKPEDEPSFSQDRMFQVPQSSHHGMEEDYKCSQCGRAFRNHSFLLIHQRIHTREKPYKCRECGKAFRWSSNLSRHQRIHSFKKRYECHESGSTENLQPQILSGEKPFWCQECGKTFTRKRSLLDHKGIHSGEKRYKCNLCGKSYDRNYRLVNHQRIHTKERPFKCQWCGKDFIGRHTLCVHQRKHARVAQSECSLTGLSSCQDTGVSLQELKPSGEKPLEDCEEGCDQSSRLTGLQKKCHKCSTCGKTFNKSSQLISHKRFHTRERPFKCRECGKTFRWSSNLARHMKNHIKE, via the exons ATGCCTCCAGGCAGGTGGGATGCTGTCCGTCCAGCTAAGGCCCAGGCTTCAAGGGAGCGAGGGCATCTTCTTCAGAtggtaaagaaagaagaagatgATGAAGGCTATACTTCAGTGCAGGCTGCCAGGCCACAGACACTCAACCGTCCTGGCCAGGAGCTGTTCCGCCAGCTTTTCAGACAGCTTCGCTACTATGAATCTTCTGGGCCCCTAGAGACCCTGAGCCGTCTCCGGGAGCTCTGCCGCTGGTGGCTGAGGCCTGATGTTCTTTCCAAGGCCCAGATCCTGGAGCTGCTGGTCCTGGAACAGTTCTTAAGCATACTACCTGGGGAGCTCCGGACCTGGGTGCAGCTGCATCACCCTGAGAGCAGTGGGGAAGCTGTGGCCCTGTTGGAAGAGCTGCAGGAAGACCTTGATGGAAAGCCATGGAGG GACCCAGCCCCTGCCCAGAGCCCAGATGTGCATTGGATGGGTACAGGAGCCCTGCAAGCCGCACAGATATGGCCCGCTGCTTCACATCTCAGGAGCAGCTCTGCTCTGGGGGACCACCTGGAGCCTCCCAATGAAACAGGAGTGCGTGACTTCCTCGCTGGGCAATCCG ATCTTACTGCTGCACAGGCACTTGCCCTCTCCCAGAGAGACGGGTGCCCAGGAGACCAAGTGacagcccagcctcag GAGGCTATGACTTTCAAGGACGTGGAGGTGACCTTCTCCCAGGATGAGTGGGGATGGCTGGACCCTGCTCAGAGAAACCTGTATAAGGATGTGATGCTGGAGAATTATGGGAACATGACTTCTCTGG TAGGGCCATTCACCAAACCTGCTCTGATTTCCTGGTTGGAGGCAAGGGAGCCATGGGGCCTGAATGTTCAGGGAGCTCAACCTAAGGGGAATCCAGGTGCTGCCTCTGCAG GAGGTGAGCTCCAGATTAAAACAAAGAAGTTCATCTTAAAACATGAACCTTTGGAAGAAGACAAAACTTTAGCTATGCCACCAGGGTGCTGTGGAACAAGTGTTTCTAAGGGATCAGGGCTTAGAGACTCTTTTGAACAGAAGAGCAGGTTAAAGGAGCAATGTGGAAGCCCTGGGCAAGTGAGAATTAAGAAAGAAGAGACCAATTTCAGTCAAAGGACAGGAAAAGAGTCTGAAGAATCAGGAAAAAGTAGTAGTCTTAATCTAAAGcatattacatatttgaaagttcCCAGAAGAAAGCAATCACTTAAACATGGCTGTGGCAGGCACTTCAGAGGGAATTCATACCATTATGACTACAAGGAATATGGGAAAGGGCTCAGACGCGTGGTTGGTGGGTTTAATCTACATCAGCGAATTCATGCTGGACTAAAAGGGAATACAAAGGATGTGCGTGGGAAAGACTTCAGCCTTAGCTCTCATCCCCAGCATGGGCAGAATCTTCACACAGTGGGGACATCATATAAGTGCAGTGACTGTGGGAGGACCTTCAGTCATAGCTCCCATCTTGCATGTCATCAGAGACTTCATACTCAAGAGAAACCATTTAAATGTAGGGtgtgtgggaaagccttcaggTGGAGCTCAAACTGTGTGCGACATGAGAAAATTCACACTGGAGTGAAACCTTATAAGTGCAGTTTATGTGACAAAGCTTTCCAGCGCAAGTCTGCCTACCGTCTGCACCAGGAAACCCATGTCAAGCAGCAGTTTCTTGAGTCTAATCAGTGTGAGGAAGCTCTTACCTGTGGCTCAGGTTTTGATGATAATTTGAGAGACCCAAGTGGGGAGAAACCCTTTGACTGCAGCCAGTGTaggaaatccttccattgtaaATCATATGTACTTGAGCATCAAAGGATTCACACTGAAGAAAAACCctataaatgtaccaaatgtaGGAAAACCTTTAGGTGGAGATCAAACTTTACCCGTCATCTGAGAATGCATCAGGAAGAAATATTCTATGAtcaagacaaatgtaaagaagacTTCAGGCAGACCTCCAACTGCAGTGAGCTCCAGACTGCCCCCACTGTGGAGAATGCTTTTCTGTGTCAGCCTTGTGGGAAAAGTTTTACTCAAAAGAAATCTCTTATTTATCATCAGAGAACTCACACAGGTGAGAAACCATACCGATGTAGTGACTGTATGAAGGAGTTTACTCATCGGTCGGCCTTTATTGCTCATAAGAAGCAGCATGTCAGTAAGAGAAAACCTGAGGATGAGCCATCTTTTAGTCAGGACAGAATGTTCCAAGTTCCTCAGAGCAGTCATCATGGCATGGAGGAAGACTACAAATGTAGCCAGTGTGGCAGAGCCTTCCGTAATCATTCGTTTCTCCTCATCCATCAGAGAATTCACACCAGAGAGAAGCCTTATAagtgcagggagtgtgggaaagCTTTCAGATGGAGTTCAAATCTCTCTCGACATCAGAGAATTCACTCTTTCAAGAAACGGTATGAGTGCCATGAAAGTGGGAGCACTGAAAATCTGCAGCCACAAATTCTCTCTGGTGAAAAACCATTTTGGTGCCAAGAATGTGGGAAAACCTTCACACGTAAAAGAAGTCTTTTAGATCACAAGGGAATACACAGTGGAGAGAAGCGCTATAAATGTAATCTTTGTGGGAAATCTTATGATAGAAATTATCGccttgttaatcatcagagaatacACACTAAAGAGAGACCTTTTAAATGTCAGTGGTGTGGGAAGGATTTCATCGGAAGGCATACCCTCTGCGTTCATCAGAGAAAACACGCCAGGGTGGCACAGTCCGAATGCAGCCTGACTGGGTTGTCTTCATGCCAGGACACAGGGGTGAGTTTACAGGAATTAAAACCAAGTGGGGAGAAGCCCCTTGAAGACTGTGAGGAAGGTTGTGACCAGAGCTCCAGGCTCACTGGACTCCAGAAAAAGTGCCACAAATGTAGCACATGTGGGAAAACTTTTAACAAGAGTTCACAGCTCATTAGCCACAAGAGATTTCATACTCGAGAGAGGCCCTTCAAATGCAGAGAGTGTGGGAAGACCTTCAGGTGGTCTTCAAATTTGGCTCGGCATATGAAGAACCATATTAAAGAGTAG